The genomic DNA ATCGGACAATATTGAATAAGGTATTCTAATACCCACTCCCTTATTACAGATAATATGCCGCTTCTTTTGCAGGATCAGTTCTCTGAATTTCTTCAACTCCCCTCTTGAACAGACCTTCCGAAGATTCTGTGTTAAACAAATCAAACTCCATTCATCCTGACAATGTGATATTCCCCTTCTCTGCAATTTTCTTAAATTGCGATTTTCTTTAATCCATCCAAATGCGGGTTCAACAATCGTTTTTCGTTGTGAATATGTCTTTTTGGCACCATACGGAGTCATTGTCACTTCTATAATCCCTTTAGCAATAGAAGCGGGTGTTGGAATATTATCATCTTGAATGAGATTTCTCGTACACCAATCACCAATAGATGCTAACGTTGGAATACTGCAAATGCCATCAAAAAGTTGATCGGAAATTCGTTCAAGTTCAAGTAAACTTCTCTCGAGGCCTCTAATACTGAAAATATCTGGTTCATGGCATGTAGAACAGAGAAATCCAATATCCTGCTGTTTCATATACAGATAGTTTTCATAGCTCCAATAACCAGCATCAGTAAGTAAATTAAGATATTCAAGCGATAAGCCGGTTAATTGAGCAATTTCCTCTAATCTTTCATAACATGGTTGAAGTAATCTGTAATCAACGGGTGAATTACTTAAAAACGGAACCAGAATATAGCCATCCTGGTTTACAATTATCTGGCCATTATATCCTTGAATACAACCAGGCCCACTTTTCATTATTGAACTATCAGGATCTGTAGTGTTTGCAAGACTTTGTTCATCAGGGTTTTTTGCAGGCTTTTTAGGTTTTCTACCTCGTTTCCTTTTTCCAGACTCTCTCTCCTCTTCCTCCCTTTGGGCAATCTTCTCTTCCTTTTTTTGGGATTTCTCCTTATGTTCAGCCTCAAGTCGTTCTTTTGCTTGAATGAATCGTTTTATCCTTTTTGAGTGAGTCTTAAAATCATCGGGAACCTCGTTACCTGATTTATCCGGGCCATAAAGACGATCCTCGACATCATCTTTTTCTTGGACTTCCTTTAGATATTTTTGAATTTCTCCCTCAATCTTTTCATATGGCATGTTCGATCCAAGTGAAGCATTCGCCTTTAGTTTTGTTCCATCCAAGGCGAGAAGGACGTTATTGATTAATCCTGCTTCATTAAGGAGAGTCAATACTGGAATGAAAAGTTGTCCAATAAAAGAACTGTTTTTCTTGATAAATCGCGAGATTGTGGAATGGTCTGGGAGAGAATTGCGGGTTACTATTCTAAATCCTACATCGTATCTGCATTTATTCTCTATTTGACGGCTTGAACGAACTCCATTAAAATATGAGTAAATGATCAAACCAGTCATTATTTCTGGATGATAAAATGCCGCACCTTGGCCGTCTTCCCGGTATTCCTTATATAATGGGGATAGGTCGAGAATTGAGATTAAATCAATTAATATATGACAGAAATCATCACTCGGAACCCAGTCTCTAATATCCTCAGGGAGAAGGTAAAGTTGTTCAAAATCCCGACCTATCGTATTATACATTGAGTATATGTTGGACGTACTAAGGTAAAGTACTTTTGATTGACCTTAGTTAAAAAATTATGGGGGGATCTGAGTTGTGCAACACCCTCTACAATCGGTTTTTATTTATACACAATGTAACAACGCTTATAGGATCACAGATTAACCCATAATAAAATTAAAAATTTCGACTTATTCTCCATTTTCACTCCAATATCCCTGCTCCTCAACCTTCCGGATAAAGGTCTCCTCATCCGGAATCCTGTTCTGAAGATCTGTGACAGATTCCCGCAAGCGGGAGAGTATTTCTCGTATCAACTCTGAATCCGGCTCATCAAGAAGATCCATATCCGCAATTTGGTCAAGCTCATCCCAGGGGATGGTCGGGAGTGTCATTCTCATCTCCGGAGAAACGAGCTGTGCTATTCGTGAAAGGCGGATTACCTGATACACCAATCCATCATGAATTAATCTTCTGGATACCGAATCAGGAGCGTTTTCTTCCTCGTTGTTCACATATACCCGTTCAATAGAACGAATATAGAGCAGAATATCAAGAAGGTGCGAGATCTGCCGGTAGGT from Methanospirillum hungatei JF-1 includes the following:
- a CDS encoding IS1182-like element ISMhu1 family transposase; translated protein: MYNTIGRDFEQLYLLPEDIRDWVPSDDFCHILIDLISILDLSPLYKEYREDGQGAAFYHPEIMTGLIIYSYFNGVRSSRQIENKCRYDVGFRIVTRNSLPDHSTISRFIKKNSSFIGQLFIPVLTLLNEAGLINNVLLALDGTKLKANASLGSNMPYEKIEGEIQKYLKEVQEKDDVEDRLYGPDKSGNEVPDDFKTHSKRIKRFIQAKERLEAEHKEKSQKKEEKIAQREEEERESGKRKRGRKPKKPAKNPDEQSLANTTDPDSSIMKSGPGCIQGYNGQIIVNQDGYILVPFLSNSPVDYRLLQPCYERLEEIAQLTGLSLEYLNLLTDAGYWSYENYLYMKQQDIGFLCSTCHEPDIFSIRGLERSLLELERISDQLFDGICSIPTLASIGDWCTRNLIQDDNIPTPASIAKGIIEVTMTPYGAKKTYSQRKTIVEPAFGWIKENRNLRKLQRRGISHCQDEWSLICLTQNLRKVCSRGELKKFRELILQKKRHIICNKGVGIRIPYSILSDALSSLGRMIGDNFLKMLIRKSTYQKFSKF
- a CDS encoding nucleotidyltransferase family protein yields the protein MTLIHRPIIPDGLPITEDQITDFCTRHHISTFSFFGSASTGTLRPDSDIDIMITYESGFHPDLFTYHEMIEEMEKIFERKVDIADRKQVEAGENYIRRIGMLNNLKPTYRQISHLLDILLYIRSIERVYVNNEEENAPDSVSRRLIHDGLVYQVIRLSRIAQLVSPEMRMTLPTIPWDELDQIADMDLLDEPDSELIREILSRLRESVTDLQNRIPDEETFIRKVEEQGYWSENGE